The DNA sequence TGCACGCGCTGACGGCTGGCTCGGAGGCGCTAGGGAACGCAGTCTTCAGTAAATGTTTACAGATTACCGTTTTTCTTAAATAATCTGTGCGGAACCTCCAGTCAAGTACAGTTGCAATCAAAAGGGGAGCGAGAACGCGGAGGCCCCTCGCGTTCCGTCTGGGGTTCTGGGCACGAGGCGCTGGATGACGCCTTGGCTCGCGACTTTTGTTTATGCATAATCTGTTTTCATCTGATGTGGAAGAAGAGTAATTaagaacagaggaaaaaacaaaacaagccaacccccccccccaccaaaaaaaaaattgcttttgaAACTACTGCAGTTTGATAAAGTGCAAAACATGTGATTTATTGTTTgataatatttgtaatttgtaaatatattccTTTTGGAAATTTCATATctatatacatttgtttgtgtattatttaaaatgagcCATCAAGCAGGTAACAAAGATTTAAGTATCATATTGAAACCATTGagatttttaaatttcttttttatgtatttcttcctttctttcttgtctttttcctttttatacGAAGACGTAAAGCACAACTGGTTTACTTTACAGTTTTCTGAGGTGTAAATTGCATCTTGTTGCGATTTCATAGTTTCGagggctttttgttttttaatactgttTTACCACATAATATCCTGTTCCAAAACATTAATTTagtaaagttaaaataaataaaaaaatgctaAGAAATATCATTTATAATTTCCTTATAGCACGGGAGCAAATATTTAAACGTTCTTATTCTTTTTGTTGCGTCGTCCACTCGCCCCGCCGAGACAAATGGCATTACACAAAACTTAGAAACGCGATAACGCAACGACGTGCTGGTTTTCCTGCAGCTCCCGAGGAGGACATCCTGAAAGGCCAACGGCCCCTCCGAAACCAGGCGCTGGCCAACCACAGCGCGGAGAACGAGAGCCTGTCGGACGGCGACGATGACACGCTGTCATCGCTGGAAGAGAAGGACTTGGAGACCCTAACAGGTAACAGCACCGCGCATCCGCTTCAACCCCCTCCAAACCGCACCACCACCCCATCACGCGCTTAGCgcacctctcctcctcctcctgctcctcctcctcctcctccttctcctccccttCTCGCGCCCTCGTGCTGCCTGCCTGGCAGCGCGTGCGGTGCTTTGAGGCCACGGTGTCCAGCCGTTAATGAGCGCATGCGGCCCGGGCGCCCGCCGTTATCGGTGACAAACCGACCTCATTACCGCCTTCTGATCAGGGTGGCGCTGGCGCAGCAGTCTTCAAGAACACGTGTGGAGGAAAGCGTTTCAAAAACCTCTttttgggttaaaaaaaaaaattaattactttaaaattgGATTGttttactattaaaaacattatgtTTAAGGGTAACCTTAAATATTTGTGCAGTTTCTGAAATGAAGTTCTCTTTTAgattgctgtttttgttaattATCTCGTAACATTTGTTAATTACCTCGTAACTGAAAATAGCTTATATGAATAGGTAAACATTAATTATTGTTACTGTAGCAGCGGTCAATTGGAAATTTGGGTTTAAGAAGCCCGCTAGGGTGATCCGCCACGCCATCTCCGTGCGTTACCCGTTTACCTGACCGTGTAATTTAAGGCAGCCTTTTGCTTGTGTTACTACTTGTATTGTGcgatttcgtgtgtgtgttgcattgtgTTTTTTCGAGAGTATTGTACTATGCCTCTGATGGAGGGGTATATAATCTGCGTAGTTTATGTGTGATGGAAATTAACGTACAGACGGCGAAAAACTAAGCATATACAAATTGTATTTATCCTAGATATGATCATTAATTAGTACATTACGTATTCATTTCCCCTGTCTAATGTGGTTTTAATTCAATCAGTCTCGAAGTATGCAGATAAACCATGTAAACGTAGCCTAAATGTTTGCCTCAGAGTTAAAATTGAGGCTAATCGGATTCCAGATTCGGTCCTCCCCGTGTGTGAGCGTCGTAAGTATTGCAGATATGTGCGTGCTGTCGGCGGGATTAAGCGGGTGGCCAGACCTAATAAAATGACACGCTTTCTGAAATGAAGTGGAAATCGTCCTGGGGTTTCGGTCGTATTCCACCCCGAGATTCCCCTCGTCGCCAGCATTTTCATCCAGGTGTAATTGAATGTCTGTTTGtagcgcgtgcgtgcgtgtctgtgtgtaggggggagggggggggggaataataATTTCTCCTTCGGATTACATGTTAATGCTCCGAGGGCACGAGCGACTGGCAAATGAACATATCTGTTTATGCCATCTACTTCTGACGGAAGGGTGTTTGGGGAAATCAGCCTGCGCGCGGCGCTTCGCCTGACAGCCACGGCACATCTGCAAACACAATGCGTTAGCGCACGTGGAGAACGGGGCCGGGGAGCGCGAGACTCCCCCGAGCGGCGCGCGCATTGTCGTTCTGGCATAAATTAAGATTGATGAGAGATTAAACAGGGCTCGCCAAACCCCGCAATCAATGCGCGCTGACTGACAGCGGGGTTTTGCTTTCTGACCAGGCGGACTTTGTTTCTTTCATGGGTGGACGCGTCGTTTGGCCCTCGTTTATGCCTCTACTATAAAAATGACTTCCAGGAATCGTTTGATTCATTAACAtcgaatatttaaaaaaaacaggtatCCTTTTGGGTTGGACTCGCAGTCTAATGTCAGCGAAACATACGAATCGCTACCgtattgtcatttttttgtaGAATAAAATAGGTCATTGGTAGTCTTTATAGAGGAGTCCTGAACATGTCATTATTATAGTCAAATCTGCAGTGAGAAATATTTCATAGGTGAGAGAATTTAATAAGTTCTGTTTTGACATTAAGTCTTTCGCTGTATTGCCTTCATATTTAGTTGGAAATGCATTTCGGTTACCCTGAGTATCATTTTAGTTTGGGGGCGCGTTTTAATGTATTGTTACAGCCTTATTAAAACCAGAGAAAGGCCATCCGAAAATCGATACGTGCCCTGAGTTTATATGTTTACTTAAACACACTGTCGCCCTTAGAAATGGTAGTTTCAGCTAAGGGAGGGAAAGGggaagagaacacacacacacacacacacacacacacacacacacacacacacacgcgcgcgcgcgcgcgcgcaggcTCTGATCGCCTCTGTCTCCACTACCTCGCAGGCCCCGTTAACCTAAGCACGAGCGCGCAGCTGGTCGCTCCTGCCCTCGTGGTGAAGGGCACGCTGTCCATCACAGCCGCTGAGCTCTATTTCGAGGTGGATGAAGAAGAACCCAGCTTTAAGAAAATCGATCCCAAGGTAAGAGCCGGAGCACCGACTCATTGATCCAAAACTCATCCAGATGTCACATTTCCTCACGTGAAACGAGAATTAAAAATTGTTCCCAACGAGAATAACCACCAGCACTCCCAGTATGCATTCTCGGATTAAACAGttagaagaaaaacaaaataaaacaatttaaacgTGGCTTGGTTTTGTGTACAGGTATCGCTTATTGTGTTGTTTGACTGGCATAAACTGTTTGTTCTACTTCACTATAAATTATGCACGAGCATTCGGAATGAGATTAGGTTTTATCGGGTTCGAGCGCGCACTACAAGCGCTCTGGTTGCTGGATGCGGGGAAAACGCCTGCATTTCTCCGCAAGGCGTGCTAGGAGTGTCTCTGTGTTAATCATAACACATGGCGCGAAGGCCAACATGAACCTTAATTATAACTGTCACTCGATGTCTTACTGACGACGTCAGGTGGAGTGTCTGAAGAGGTGACATTTGAGTCGAGAAGGCATCGTTCATGCTTGCTGGGCTAAAGCGCAGTTTGGGATTGTGCGATGGCTCGTGTGTTGCACTGAACCTTGCGTGGAAAGGATGGCTGGCGCAGCTAGGCCTGACTCCGCAGATCTCGGTTACTTCTGTCTCATTCAGTGTATGCTTTCCTTTCAAATTCACAAGCTACTTTGCATATGCCGAAGCAATTTATTGCTCGTATAGTGTTTCTGTAATAAATATCTACATCGCTTAatagatacaaaaaaaaaaaattagcaacgttttccttcttttgtccacttaaaaatcttttaaaaagtcCGTCCGTGTTGAaccattttattgttattaataataataataataataataataataataatattgttgttattaatgttgttttaaatattattattaataataataattcgtCATTCAGCACCTAACACTTgtcttcattttaaatgtattaattcaaCCAAATAATATAAAGCCTTAAATTGaatgtctttatttaaatataattagatTTGTTAGCTCCTCCGTACCATGTtttaaaacaggagaaaaaaataactgcacCTCTGCCGTggctaaaatgttatttttgttttaatttagtttgCTTTCTCACGGAATTGGTTTTGTGATCAAAGAAACGTCCGTGCTTAATCGGACACCGTCGGTATGCGAGCCATACCGTGCGTTTTCGTCCtcgttgtgtgtgcatgaggtaTAAACTTTACTCCATGTCTCTGTTTTAAGTACCGcgtttactttttatttgcgCTGTTGTACGAGATACCGTGGCGCCTTCAGCAACGGGCCGCGCGGTCACGGAAGGTCTGTGCTCGTGGTGAACGCTACCTTGCCTTTATTTTGTGGAGCTCTATATTTGCTTCAACAGTAGTGTTGAACAGATCAGTTTGAATCATATTAAATCTAGATAAAGCGTGGACTGAAACATCCGCACGGCTATAAGgccaaaattaaatatataaaatatacatgcGCATTTCTGCTGTACAATACTAACTTCCTTCCGGGATTAATGATACCTTACATTTTAATGCACATGGCCTTAATATTTACTGATTTTCAGGAATGACAGATGCCAAGtttcagatttattttctttcgATTTTATTAACATTTCGTTTTTGGGTCACATAATGGAAAAGTTAAACTTGGCACgctacatttttaattttgcaatTAATGATATTctgcatgtatttaaataatcttTTCACTTTGTGAAACAATTAGAACAAACAAGAAAGTCATTACATTATGTTAAAAGGTaccttcatttttctctctggcAAAATGTCCCGTTTGCGTCTTGGCAAAGGTTTTgcgtttgtgttttgttccgtCTTTGTCTCGTTGCTTTAGAGAACCGCAGTCTCCACTTTAAGTGATGCGATTTTAAAACCGAATGACGCTGCGAGTCAAAACATGTCCACGGTCTCATCGTGCATTTTTACAATTTGTCCAAACTTTTCGCGTTTGTAAGGATTTCCCTAGCCAGTCTCCACGTCTGTTTGGCCGCAGCCTCCAGAGCCGAGTGCGGCTTTCCTTGAAACAGATCCAAATTTGGTAAGAAGTAATGTGGGCATCGGCGACACTGCAGGCACGAGATGAGCTGCAGCAAAATACCGTTCAGTCGGTCCCCGAGACAGGATTCGTCCCAGTCGGTCTCTCTCGGGTGTTTCTCACACTCGTACAGTAAGAGGGTTTTCATGTGGTAGTTGTTAAGTGGCTGTCCCGGCAGCTCGAGGTGACGGTCACGCAGAGTCTTAAGAATGGACAGACATTTCTTTCGGCAGCCCGACATCAGGAGTCTGTTTTCGGCTTCGGCGAACTGCAAGACCCAGGCGTCGCTCTCTGCCGAGCTCTGTTTTCCAGTTAGTGAGTAACACTCTTTAGAAAGGAGGTTAAAGCCCTCGGCCTTTACCTCTGCCACGCGGTTCGGGCCGGGCCAGGGTATGTGCGGCATGGGCCACTGTGCTGCGCTTCTAGGCCAGATCCCCGTACACTTGAACGCGGGCGTAATCTGCACCACGTACCTCTCCCGAATGCGCAGCTTCACTTCACTTGTGTCCGCCACCATCTTAACCACGTCGCGGTAGCTGCATTTGTCCACGGCCTGGGCCACGAGAGTTTGGAACCGGGAGCGGATTTTCCGGGCCGAGAGGTATCCCGAGGCGGTGATGAACTCGACCCAGAGCGACATGCTTCGTTTGCGGCCGTCGCTGAGTTTCAGCACCGCGCAGCCAGGCAGGGAGCCGTCGTCCACAAAGTTGAAGACTCCCATCTGGTTGAGGTAAAGTACCACTTCGAATTCGTTGGGAGAAATTACTTCCATGCCTTCATATCGCGCTTCTATCTCGCTCAGAGAGCTGATGAAACGAGGCTCTTGAACCTCGACCTCCTTCAGGACATCGGACACCACCTTGCACACTTCGCGGATCGTCTTGGCGATGGCAGCTTTGCGCGTCTGGCATCTTTCGTTGTAATACTTGTTCAGCTGGTAAACTAGCTTGGCCTGCGTCGCTATCATATTTGGGCAGAGGTCCGGGCTGTACACCGGAGTTTCGCAGTACGCTGAGGGATCCAATGCTTACCGGTACAGCCCGAGGCAGAGCTTTGAACAAGGGGGAGAAATGGAGAAGTAGTTTGCGCCCACCGCGGGATAGACGTCAGTTTGAAggaggagacggagagagaTGCGACGTAATGTCCAAATCAACCTGTGAGAGCCGCGTGTGTGCACTGCTCTGCCCGTCCCCGAGACTACATCAGCTGCGCGCTGAATCGCTGACCGCTATGTCATCTCTCCCACTCCTGCGCGTGAAAACCGTGCGTTACCGCCTCGCCCTCGCGTGTGGTTGTCCAGACTCAGCAACGAGCGCTGGACTTGTTTAGTTTATGAATGGTCCTCGAGCGACACCGAAGGGGGTCGGGCTTGCGTTCCTGCAATCACCGGCGGAGCTGTCAGCgccactggccaatcacagcctAACCCGCGGGAGACACGCACTCCTCTTCAACATCCTGCGCCGAGCCGCAGGTTGGGAAGTGCAGGCTGCGTTCAGAGCGCGTCGGGCACCTTTTCCAGCCAAGACCAGCTAAGCAGTTGCGCTTTTTAAGGACCGTTGATGTTACACCGTTGCAATTTGTCTTTGTGGCTTCTTTGCATTATGCAATagtaatttttaattaaaaaaaaacccctacgAGTTTGTTACATGGATGGAGTGGGtgtttaccttttttttaattttatttatttatttattattattttttaaggagCCCTGGACTAATTGCTTAAATGCGATTTACCAAACCGACGATTTTTTCCTTCCCTTTAAAGATTTATGCCAGGGCACTGAAGTGTAATTTCGTATTGAACCCCTccagttttatttttacctttgaatgttttatgcagtttctttaaacaaaaaaaaaaaaaaatatatgtccTTAAATTTTAAAGTGTCTGAAGACTTTTTTTCCGCTTTTACTGATATTATCAAACGTAGTCTGGTGGTGTAAAATAGGTCACGTTGACGAAACATAATTACTGTCTCTTAGCTATGTGGCACTGAAATCCCTCATTCTATTTTTGGAAGTCCTTCGTTTTCGGTGTTGACATTTTCCTACTGTAATATTCATATTTAGTTTTCAGCACGAAGTAGTGTCTTCATATAGCTGTGCCTCGATCctgtttcactctgtgtgtggttattggagatatacatttaaatttacttaCGCATCTAATTCCTATTCACAATAACGTTATTAAACGTTAAGGTTTGGATACAAGCATCGACGTTATCAACATTAGATCACACtgagtcagaaaaaaaaaacgctttTACACGTAGGGAGCAGTCACGCGGGGTCTTAGCAACGCTTCGCTGCGGCTGCACGAGCTCCTTCTTGGAATAATGCGTCGGAAAAGAATAAAGGGGCGCGCGCGTTGTATCTTTACCACGGGCTTGAACGAACCGGGCCTCACCTGcgtttatttattgtatttattgtagaaataatttattgtaacttcttatagtttgtttgtttgtttgtttgtttttttgttttttgttttttgcatacTGAACTTTAAGTTGATATAGTAATAATTTGGGGATTTTGTTGCACATTGACTGTTTTTTTCGGTCTATATGGCCTTTTAAAAGCAGTCTCATTACATACAGCATGCAGGCTGCACATAGTGATATGTAATCCCTCCAGACATCATTACCgctatatacatttatgtaattaacCCCTTATTTGCTTAGAGTTGTCCGAATTCTTTGCATTAATAACACCTTTAGTTTCCCTCTGCGTTTCCATTTGCTCGCTAGTGAGTTATTTTAATCTTCTCAACGTTTTATCGGCAGTGAACCGTGTCCGTGATGAATAATTTACCAAGGggtgttctgtggtgtggtaaTTGAAGTCCTCTTATCACCGAAGACTTCATGTTTCATCACTTAAAAGTCCATCAGCTTCCCCTTACGGGCATGTCGCCTGGAAATGCGCAATAGTAAATGCGCAATAGTCTAAAAGTTTCTGAGGTCCCTCTTAGATTGAGAGTCAAAGCAGTGGCGAGGTATTGATCCATTTGGGTTTATCCTTGCGAAAGCCAAAGTCAAGTTGCAAATTTGGCAGTCACCTTGTTACTTTTCTGTGTGCTCGCGATTTATGTTCGTTCCGCAGTTCACAAACCGTCATTTTTGTCCGAACGCAATTTTTTGGCAATACTTCGGAAATTTGCGGCGTTGTTTAATTGTTTCGTACTTAAATCCGGAGTAATCAGTAATCACTAATAACAAATTCTTAAGAGTTgtctaattattttattattcgaTTaagcgctctcgctctctctttatatatatatatatatatatatatatatatatatatatatatatatatatatacatatatatatatacatatatatatatacatatatatatatacatatatatatatatagagttttatattataataaattattttaatatattaaaccTAGTTCCTCTAATTTGCACACTATTCTTAAAGGGCAGGTTtgtaaaatacaattatttattacatataaacttataaattaaacaaaatcaaaagtacattttaaaactcttatttattataattgtacaaatttgattatttaagtgtttgcttcttttttttaaaggacaactTACCAAATACTACTGtcaccaaaaacaaaatgtgcagTTTAAGATAAGCTTATTACATTAGGCTATTTCTCAGGGGTTTGCAGTCTTAGTTGTGTGAGTTATTCTCAGTTATTCTGTCTGAACATCCGTTTTAGTTGCAGTCTTATAAGACTTATATGCCTTGATATTAACCTAGTAAGGTTTGTCAGGGTTAAAACAGTTAGTCGTTTGGTATCTATTATAACTATTCTACTTCTACTTTTAGAAACCATTGTTTACCATTACATATTGAGAATAATTTACTACTTAAAATTTACAATTTTATATGGTAAATTCGAAATTGTGCATGATGGTGCATTGCTCTGCACTAGCTCCAGACAAAAGCTGTTTTAAGGTCAATGTTCTGAATTACGGTAGTTCAGGCAAAGTTTGAATGACTCTGATTTAGTAAAACCAGAGTAAATAAATCAAACCTTGTGTTCATTGCTAAGTGTTGGCTCTTGGACTGGGAAAGATGGTCTAATCACTCAGTTCTTGAGTTTATGCTAAACAGCTCACTGTGAACAGGATGCCAATAATTTACAGTCTGTTGAGATAAAACTGATGTATAGTTTATGCAAA is a window from the Electrophorus electricus isolate fEleEle1 chromosome 9, fEleEle1.pri, whole genome shotgun sequence genome containing:
- the mab21l2 gene encoding protein mab-21-like 2, producing MIATQAKLVYQLNKYYNERCQTRKAAIAKTIREVCKVVSDVLKEVEVQEPRFISSLSEIEARYEGMEVISPNEFEVVLYLNQMGVFNFVDDGSLPGCAVLKLSDGRKRSMSLWVEFITASGYLSARKIRSRFQTLVAQAVDKCSYRDVVKMVADTSEVKLRIRERYVVQITPAFKCTGIWPRSAAQWPMPHIPWPGPNRVAEVKAEGFNLLSKECYSLTGKQSSAESDAWVLQFAEAENRLLMSGCRKKCLSILKTLRDRHLELPGQPLNNYHMKTLLLYECEKHPRETDWDESCLGDRLNGILLQLISCLQCRRCPHYFLPNLDLFQGKPHSALEAAAKQTWRLAREILTNAKSLDKL